One Pararhizobium sp. IMCC3301 DNA segment encodes these proteins:
- the hflK gene encoding FtsH protease activity modulator HflK, which translates to MPWSNQTGGGSNGSGGPWGSGKKNDGPKNQGPWGGGQNGGGDNTPDLEDLIRRSQERLKQVLPGGGGSGGLGGANPVLIGFAALAILGFVLYNFFTFRVEPEQQGVVLRFGEMHRTTQPGLNFRLPYPLETVYTPSVTRVNRVDVGMRDNGPRSTAISDVPEESLMLTGDENIVDVDFAVFWVINNAADYLFNVKDADATVKAVAESAMREVVGSSDIQPILTQARQITEAAVQEVMQTTVDSYQSGILITQVQLLKVDPPSQVIDAFRDVQAARADAERSQNEAQAYLNGILPKARGEAARILENAAAYREQTIAEADGQADRFISIYEQYALAPEVTRKRMFLETMEKVYAGTNKVIIEENAGSGVVPYLPLNELNSQNKRVTQ; encoded by the coding sequence ATGCCATGGAGCAACCAAACCGGTGGCGGATCGAACGGCAGTGGCGGGCCGTGGGGATCCGGCAAGAAAAATGACGGACCCAAGAATCAGGGACCGTGGGGTGGTGGCCAGAATGGCGGCGGCGATAACACGCCTGATCTCGAAGACCTCATCCGAAGGAGTCAAGAACGGCTGAAGCAGGTGCTGCCGGGCGGAGGTGGCTCTGGCGGACTTGGTGGTGCCAATCCGGTTTTGATCGGATTTGCCGCACTCGCAATCCTTGGATTTGTTCTCTACAATTTTTTCACCTTCCGCGTGGAGCCGGAACAGCAGGGCGTAGTTCTGCGGTTTGGCGAAATGCACCGAACCACCCAGCCCGGCCTGAATTTCCGCCTGCCCTATCCTCTGGAAACCGTCTATACCCCATCCGTGACCCGCGTGAACCGGGTTGATGTGGGCATGCGTGACAATGGTCCAAGATCAACCGCCATCAGCGATGTGCCTGAAGAAAGCCTGATGCTGACCGGTGATGAAAACATCGTCGATGTCGATTTCGCGGTTTTCTGGGTGATCAACAATGCTGCGGATTATCTGTTCAACGTGAAGGATGCGGACGCCACAGTGAAGGCGGTTGCGGAAAGTGCGATGCGCGAAGTGGTCGGCAGTTCTGATATTCAGCCAATCCTGACACAGGCAAGGCAGATTACCGAAGCCGCTGTTCAGGAGGTCATGCAGACCACAGTGGACAGCTACCAGTCGGGAATTCTGATTACTCAGGTGCAGCTTTTGAAAGTGGATCCACCGAGCCAGGTCATTGATGCATTCCGCGATGTTCAGGCGGCGCGTGCCGATGCGGAACGCTCGCAGAACGAAGCTCAGGCCTATCTCAACGGCATCCTGCCAAAAGCCCGAGGCGAAGCGGCGCGAATTCTTGAAAACGCTGCGGCCTATCGTGAACAGACGATCGCGGAAGCAGATGGTCAGGCGGATCGCTTCATCAGCATCTACGAGCAATATGCCCTGGCGCCTGAAGTGACGCGGAAACGCATGTTTCTGGAAACCATGGAAAAAGTCTATGCCGGAACGAATAAGGTAATCATCGAAGAAAATGCCGGCTCCGGCGTGGTGCCATATTTGCCGCTGAATGAACTGAACAGCCAGAATAAGAGAGTTACGCAATGA
- a CDS encoding heme ABC transporter permease, protein MSWFSDLANPSRFLSLSSKVLPWLWGIAAAILAVGYYMAFFVAPEDYQQGQTVRIIFIHVPFVWLAMASYGLMTLASIGTLVWKHPLADVSAKAVAPLGAAFTLIGLLTGSFWGKPMWGAWWVWDARLTSFLVLFLMYLGLIALWNAVEDPIRAGKAAAVLTLVGSVNLPIIKFSVDWWNTLHQPASVFRFDGPKIHESILVPLLLTAVGMTVLFLALHMVAMRTEILRRRVRTLQLIEASKVGEV, encoded by the coding sequence ATGAGCTGGTTTTCAGATTTAGCAAATCCATCACGGTTCCTGAGCCTGTCATCAAAAGTGTTGCCGTGGCTGTGGGGGATCGCGGCCGCGATCCTCGCCGTCGGCTATTACATGGCGTTTTTCGTGGCGCCCGAAGACTATCAGCAGGGCCAGACGGTTCGCATTATATTCATCCATGTTCCATTTGTCTGGCTTGCGATGGCCAGTTACGGCCTGATGACCCTTGCCAGCATCGGAACGCTGGTGTGGAAACATCCTCTTGCGGATGTTTCGGCAAAAGCCGTGGCCCCGCTGGGAGCGGCCTTTACTCTGATTGGACTTTTGACCGGCTCGTTCTGGGGCAAGCCGATGTGGGGTGCCTGGTGGGTCTGGGATGCGCGATTGACATCCTTTCTGGTTCTGTTTTTGATGTATCTCGGCCTGATCGCGCTGTGGAACGCGGTTGAAGATCCGATCCGCGCCGGCAAGGCCGCTGCGGTGCTGACCCTCGTCGGTTCGGTCAATCTCCCGATTATAAAGTTTTCGGTGGATTGGTGGAACACGTTGCATCAGCCTGCCAGCGTGTTCCGCTTTGACGGTCCCAAAATTCATGAATCCATTCTGGTGCCGCTTTTGCTGACAGCAGTCGGCATGACAGTGTTGTTTCTGGCGCTTCATATGGTGGCGATGCGCACTGAAATTTTGCGCCGCCGTGTGCGTACCCTGCAGTTGATTGAAGCCTCGAAAGTTGGAGAAGTTTAG
- the ccmD gene encoding heme exporter protein CcmD, producing the protein MPHFGFILASYLSSIAIMAAMALWLFLDNRKQKNALRALEARGVRRRSDPASKTSATPRTTGQVTE; encoded by the coding sequence ATGCCGCATTTCGGCTTTATTCTGGCAAGCTATTTGTCCTCGATTGCTATTATGGCGGCGATGGCGCTGTGGCTGTTCCTGGATAACAGGAAACAGAAAAATGCGTTGCGCGCCCTTGAAGCGCGCGGCGTGCGCCGCCGCTCTGATCCGGCGTCTAAAACCAGCGCCACGCCGCGCACGACCGGACAGGTGACGGAATGA
- the hflC gene encoding protease modulator HflC: MKKSLFGGAGLVIIGLLLLLAYGSFFIVNVTQQALVLRFGQPVNVITTPGLSFKLPLIDNVEYIDKRILSLSAPAQEIIASDQKRIVVDAFARYKIVDPLRFFQAAGSEANVNQRLETVLNSATRRVLGEASFEELVRDDRQTLMTGITTSLNREASDFGVVVVDVRIRRADLPEANSQAVYKRMQTEREREATDIRARGEEAGRRIRARADRDGIVIRAEAERDSQRVRGEGDAKRNEIFANAFGRDPEFFSFYRSMQAYERSLDSATTQLVISPNSEFFQFFRAPGSSKVPAAANVTPGAEADSVEQPAAEAAGDQITDPPAEPAMPETAPDAAVTDETETGTATTN; this comes from the coding sequence ATGAAGAAAAGTCTGTTCGGAGGCGCAGGCCTTGTTATCATCGGTTTGTTGTTGCTGCTCGCCTATGGCAGCTTTTTCATAGTCAATGTAACCCAGCAGGCTCTGGTGCTGCGCTTTGGTCAGCCGGTTAATGTCATCACCACACCCGGTCTCAGCTTCAAATTGCCGCTGATCGACAATGTCGAATATATTGACAAACGTATTCTCAGCCTGTCGGCACCGGCGCAGGAAATCATCGCATCGGATCAGAAGCGTATCGTTGTCGATGCCTTTGCCCGTTATAAAATCGTAGATCCGCTGCGGTTTTTCCAGGCAGCCGGTTCGGAAGCCAATGTCAACCAACGGCTTGAAACTGTTCTGAACTCGGCAACAAGGCGCGTTCTGGGTGAAGCGTCCTTTGAAGAGCTGGTGCGCGATGACCGCCAGACCCTGATGACCGGAATTACCACGTCACTGAACCGCGAAGCCAGCGACTTTGGTGTAGTGGTTGTGGATGTGCGCATTCGCCGTGCCGATCTGCCAGAGGCCAACAGCCAGGCGGTATATAAGCGCATGCAGACGGAACGTGAACGCGAGGCAACTGATATTCGAGCCCGCGGTGAAGAAGCCGGCCGGCGTATCCGGGCGAGAGCGGACCGCGACGGGATTGTGATCCGCGCCGAAGCCGAGCGGGACAGCCAGCGGGTCCGTGGTGAAGGTGATGCGAAGCGAAATGAAATCTTTGCAAATGCATTTGGCCGGGACCCCGAGTTCTTTTCCTTCTACCGCTCGATGCAGGCCTATGAACGCAGTCTTGACAGCGCAACCACGCAATTGGTGATCTCGCCCAACAGCGAATTTTTCCAGTTCTTCAGGGCACCGGGCAGTTCGAAGGTTCCAGCTGCCGCAAACGTAACCCCTGGTGCGGAAGCTGATAGTGTGGAGCAACCAGCAGCGGAAGCCGCCGGAGACCAGATAACAGATCCTCCTGCTGAACCTGCTATGCCAGAGACCGCACCGGATGCCGCTGTTACCGACGAGACCGAAACAGGAACTGCCACCACCAATTGA
- a CDS encoding DsbE family thiol:disulfide interchange protein, which produces MNKRRLLAFVPLLLFAGLAGLFFIQLSRGGGSNVVPSALIGAPVPQIELVALDGLIRDGQQIPGLTPELLQGKVSIVNIWASWCAPCRAEHPIMMQLSEDDRFQMIGINYKDKPQNALRFLGSLGNPYDFVGVDEDGRSSIEWGVYGIPETFIVNAQGKIAFKHVGPLSAPLMVNRFMPALEQVLASRAAAGLKVD; this is translated from the coding sequence ATGAACAAGCGCCGACTGCTGGCTTTTGTGCCGTTGCTGCTGTTCGCCGGGCTGGCCGGACTGTTCTTCATCCAATTGTCGAGAGGCGGTGGCAGTAATGTCGTGCCCTCGGCGCTGATTGGTGCCCCCGTGCCGCAGATCGAACTGGTTGCTCTGGACGGGCTGATCAGGGATGGTCAGCAGATTCCCGGATTAACTCCCGAGCTGTTGCAGGGCAAGGTCAGCATCGTCAATATCTGGGCAAGCTGGTGTGCGCCTTGCCGGGCCGAACACCCGATCATGATGCAACTCTCCGAGGATGACCGCTTTCAGATGATCGGCATCAACTACAAGGACAAACCGCAAAACGCGCTGCGGTTTCTGGGCTCGCTCGGAAACCCTTATGATTTTGTCGGGGTCGATGAGGATGGCCGCTCGTCGATAGAATGGGGTGTTTATGGCATCCCGGAGACCTTCATTGTCAATGCGCAAGGCAAGATCGCCTTCAAACATGTCGGGCCGCTGTCTGCGCCATTGATGGTGAATAGATTTATGCCGGCATTGGAACAGGTGCTGGCGTCCCGTGCTGCTGCCGGGTTGAAGGTCGATTGA
- a CDS encoding DUF2065 domain-containing protein, with translation MNDLLTALGLVLVIEGVLYALAPGAMKRALQQMMTVSDSQLRQGGLIAMGLGFVIVWLLRH, from the coding sequence ATGAATGATCTTCTTACCGCCCTCGGTCTCGTACTCGTGATCGAGGGCGTTTTGTATGCGCTGGCGCCTGGGGCGATGAAACGTGCGCTTCAGCAAATGATGACTGTTTCTGACAGCCAATTGCGACAGGGCGGCCTGATTGCGATGGGTCTTGGGTTTGTGATAGTCTGGCTGTTGCGGCACTAG